In the Onychostoma macrolepis isolate SWU-2019 chromosome 09, ASM1243209v1, whole genome shotgun sequence genome, one interval contains:
- the LOC131547280 gene encoding tubulin alpha-1D chain-like: MRECISVHVGQAGAQIGNACWELYCLEHGIQPDGQMPSDKTIGGGDDSFNTFFSETASGKHVPRAIFVDLEPTVIDEVRTGTYRQLFHPEQLITGKEDAANNYARGHYTIGKEIIDSVLDRIRKLSDQCTGLQGFLVFHSFGGGTGSGFTSLLMERLSVDYGKKSKLEFAIYPAPQVSTAVVEPYNSILTTHTTLEHTDCAFMVDNEAIYDICRKNLDIERPTYTNLNRLIGQIVSSITASLRFDGALNVDLTEFQTNLVPYPRIHFPLATYAPVISAEKAYHEQLSVADITNACFEPSNQMVKCDPRHGKYMACCLLYRGDVVPKDVNSAIAAIKTKRTIQFVDWCPTGFKVGINYQPPTVVPGGDLTKVQRAVCMLSNTTAIAEAWARLDHKFDLMYAKRAFVHWYVGEGMEEGEFSEAREDLAALEKDYEEVGTDSVGDDEDGVEF; encoded by the exons ATG CGTGAGTGCATTTCCGTCCATGTTGGCCAAGCTGGAGCACAGATTGgaaatgcatgctgggagcttTACTGTCTGGAGCACGGTATCCAGCCGGATGGACAGATGCCCAGTGATAAGACAATAGGAGGAGGAGACGATTCCTTCAACACCTTCTTCAGTGAGACGGCTTCAGGAAAACATGTTCCACGTGCCATCTTTGTTGATCTGGAACCCACTGTGATTG ATGAAGTACGGACAGGCACCTACCGCCAGCTCTTTCACCCAGAACAGCTCATCACGGGAAAAGAGGACGCTGCCAATAACTATGCCAGGGGACACTACACCATTGGCAAGGAGATCATTGATTCAGTCCTAGATCGTATCCGCAAACTG TCTGATCAGTGCACTGGCCTCCAAGGTTTCCTGGTGTTCCACAGCTTTGGTGGAGGTACTGGCTCTGGCTTCACCTCCCTGCTGATGGAGCGTCTCTCTGTCGATTACGGCAAGAAGTCCAAGCTGGAGTTTGCCATCTATCCTGCTCCTCAAGTGTCCACAGCAGTGGTGGAGCCCTACAACTCCATCCTGACCACCCACACCACCCTGGAGCACACTGACTGTGCCTTCATGGTGGACAATGAAGCCATCTATGACATCTGCCGTAAAAACCTGGACATCGAGCGTCCGACTTACACTAACCTCAACAGGCTTATCGGGCAGATCGTGTCCTCCATCACGGCCTCGCTGAGATTTGACGGAGCTCTGAATGTGGATCTCACCGAGTTCCAGACCAACTTGGTGCCCTACCCACGTATTCATTTCCCTCTGGCTACATACGCTCCTGTGATCTCTGCTGAAAAGGCGTATCATGAGCAGCTCTCTGTGGCTGACATAACCAACGCCTGCTTTGAGCCGTCTAATCAGATGGTGAAGTGTGATCCTCGTCATGGTAAATACATGGCCTGCTGTCTTCTCTATCGTGGAGATGTGGTGCCCAAAGACGTCAACTCTGCCATCGCTGCCATTAAGACCAAACGCACCATCCAGTTTGTTGACTGGTGTCCCACTGGATTCAAAGTAGGTATCAACTATCAGCCTCCAACTGTGGTTCCTGGTGGAGATCTGACCAAAGTTCAGAGAGCCGTTTGCATGCTGAGCAACACTACAGCTATTGCTGAGGCCTGGGCTCGTCTAGATCACAAGTTTGACCTGATGTATGCCAAGAGAGCCTTTGTGCACTGGTATGTGGGTGAAGGAATGGAGGAAGGAGAGTTTTCAGAAGCCAGAGAAGATTTGGCAGCTCTGGAGAAGGATTATGAAGAAGTCGGCACTGACAGCGTTGGAGATGATGAGGACGGAGTGGAATTTTAA
- the LOC131547279 gene encoding tubulin alpha chain-like, whose amino-acid sequence MPKKLVKGPDGFHRAKSPKRERDYACLGRTALLNDYPHSSRRSHFLLTPSLPPPSSHSIKTPPLLSSPHLPSLSEPSSRPEGKSDKMRECISMHVGQAGAQMGNACWELYCLEHGIQPDGQMPSDKTIGGGDDSFNTFFSETGAGKHVPRAIFVDLEPTVIDEVRTGTYRQLFHPEQLITGKEDAANNYARGHYTIGKEIIDLVLDRTRKLADQCTGLQGFLIFHSFGGGTGSGFTSLLMERLSVDYGKKSKLEFAIYPAPQVSTAVVEPYNSILTTHTTLEHSDCAFMVDNEAIYDICRKNLDIERPTYTNLNRLIGQIVSSITASLRFDGALNVDLTEFQTNLVPYPRIHFPLATYAPVISAEKAYHEQLSVADITNACFEPSNQMVKCDPRHGKYMACCLLYRGDVVPKDVNSAIAAIKTKRTIQFVDWCPTGFKVGINYQPPTVVPGGDLAKVQRAVCMLSNTTAIAEAWARLDHKFDLMYAKRAFVHWYVGEGMEEGEFSEAREDMAALEKDYEEVGTDSVGEEDEEGEEY is encoded by the exons ATGCCCAAAAAGCTAGTAAAGGGGCCAGATGGTTTTCACAGAGCCAAAAGTCCCAAGAGGGAGCGAGACTATGCTTGTTTAGGAAGGACGGCCCTTCTGAATGACTATCCTCACTCCAGCAGGCGATCCCACTTCCTGCTAACCCCCTCTCTTCCTCCTCCCTCTTCCCACTCTATAAAAACCCCACCTCTCCTTTCTTCTCCACATCTGCCTTCTCTTTCCGAACCCTCAAGTCGGCCTGAAGGGAAATCTGACAAGATG CGTGAGTGTATCTCTATGCATGTTGGCCAAGCTGGGGCCCAAATGGgaaatgcatgctgggagcttTACTGTCTGGAGCACGGCATTCAGCCGGATGGACAGATGCCCAGTGATAAGACAATAGGAGGAGGAGACGATTCCTTCAACACCTTCTTCAGTGAGACTGGAGCAGGAAAACATGTTCCACGTGCCATCTTTGTTGATCTGGAACCCACTGTGATTG ATGAGGTGCGCACAGGCACATATCGCCAGCTGTTCCATCCTGAGCAACTAATTACTGGCAAAGAAGATGCTGCCAATAACTACGCCCGTGGTCATTACACCATTGGTAAAGAGATCATTGACCTAGTGCTGGACAGGACCCGCAAACTG GCTGATCAGTGCACTGGCCTTCAAGGATTTCTCATCTTCCACAGCTTTGGTGGAGGTACTGGCTCTGGCTTCACCTCCCTGCTGATGGAGCGTCTCTCTGTCGATTACGGCAAGAAGTCCAAGCTGGAGTTTGCCATCTATCCTGCTCCTCAAGTGTCCACAGCAGTGGTGGAGCCCTACAACTCCATCCTGACCACCCACACCACCCTGGAGCACTCTGACTGTGCCTTCATGGTGGACAATGAAGCCATCTATGACATCTGCCGTAAAAACCTGGACATCGAGCGTCCGACTTACACTAACCTCAACAGGCTCATCGGGCAGATCGTGTCCTCCATCACGGCCTCGCTGAGATTTGACGGAGCTCTGAATGTGGATCTCACCGAGTTCCAGACCAACTTGGTGCCCTACCCACGTATTCATTTCCCTCTGGCTACATACGCTCCTGTGATCTCTGCTGAAAAGGCGTATCATGAGCAGCTCTCTGTGGCTGACATAACCAACGCCTGCTTTGAGCCGTCTAATCAGATGGTGAAGTGTGATCCTCGTCATGGTAAATACATGGCCTGCTGTCTTCTCTATCGTGGAGATGTGGTGCCCAAAGACGTCAACTCTGCCATTGCTGCCATTAAGACCAAACGCACCATCCAGTTTGTTGACTGGTGTCCCACTGGATTCAAAGTAGGTATCAACTATCAGCCTCCAACTGTGGTTCCTGGTGGAGATCTGGCCAAAGTTCAGAGAGCCGTTTGCATGCTGAGCAACACTACAGCTATTGCTGAGGCCTGGGCTCGTCTAGATCACAAGTTTGACCTGATGTATGCCAAGAGAGCCTTTGTGCACTGGTATGTGGGTGAAGGAATGGAGGAAGGAGAGTTCTCAGAGGCCAGAGAAGATATGGCAGCTCTGGAGAAGGATTATGAAGAAGTCGGCACTGACAGCGTTGGAGAGGAGGACGAAGAGGGAGAAGAATATTAA